The Komagataeibacter sp. FNDCR2 nucleotide sequence CGAACGGCGGTGGTCGGGTTGTCGGTCATGACCGCCGGGTGTGCGGTTGGCCCGAATTTCCACAAACCCACCCCCTGGACACCCAAGCAGTACGGCGGCCCGGACCGTATTCAGGCCGCGACCGGCGCCAGCGGCAGCCCTGCGCAGGTTGCAAGCCAGACCACCCCCGATGATCCCGACACCGCATGGTGGAATGTGTTCCACGATGCCGAACTGACCAAGCTCGAGCAGCGCGTCGCGACCGACAACCTCGATGTCCGCCGCTATGCCTACCGCATGGCCCAGAGCCGCGCGGAACTGCGCATCGCGGGCGCCGAACGCTACCCCGCCATGTCCGCGACCGGATCCTACGCCCGCCAGCAGTACAGCACCAAGATGCTCCAGCGCATCGTGACCGATGTGGAGAGCGACCCGCAACTGAGCAACAACCCGGTATTTTCTCAATACGCCCCCCCTCCCGGTCAGGCCAAAATCCCGCTGTTCAACCAATGGCGTGACAGCATCGACGCGACATGGGAAATCGACCTGTGGGGCCGGGTGCGCCGCCAGTACGAGGCCGCCGCCGCCGAAACGCAGGCCACGAACGAAGCCCGCCGCGCCATCCTGATTTCACGCCAGTCGGAAGTGGCGCGGGATTACATGGAACTGCGCAACACGCAGCAGCAGGTGCGCATCGTCATGGAAAACCGCGACGTGGCGAAATCCCTGCTGGACCTGAACCAGCAGCGTTACGCCAAGGGACTGTCGAGCGACCTGGAGGTGGAACAGGCCCGCGCGCAGTACACGGACACACTGGCCCGCCTGCCGCAGCTTGAGCAGCAGCTTGTCGCGCAGGTCAACGCGCTCAGCCTGCTCATGGGCGAGCCGCCGCGCGCCCTGTCCGATGAACTGCTCGATGCATCGGCCATTCCGCCCGTGCCGTTGCGCGTGCCGGTGGGCGTGCCCTCGGAACTGGCGCGCCGCCGCCCCGATATCCGCCGCGCGGAAGCCAGCCTGCACGCGGCGACCGCGCAGGTGGGCGAAGCCGTGGCCGAATTCTACCCCCGCGTCACGATCAATGCGGGATTCGGGTTCGAATCCCTGTCCTTCCGCGATATGGGGTTCTGGAACGCCAAGGCATGGAATGTCGGGCCGTCCATCACGCTGCCGCTGTTCCAGGGCGGGCGGCTGCGCGGGCAGCTTGAACTGCGCAAGGCCGCGCAGAAGGAAGCCGCCATTTCCTACCAGCAGACCGTGCTGGGCGCATGGCATGACGTGGATAACGCCCTGACCGCCTATACCGATGAGCAACTGCGCCATGACGAACTGACCCAGCGCGCGGAAGCCAGCCACCATGCCCTGCAACTGGCGCAGGACCAGTACCGCCAGGGCATGATCACCTACCTGACCGTGCTGGACACGCAGCGCCAGTATCTGGCCGCCCAGTCCGACCTGACCACCAGCACCGCCACGATATCGGGCAACCTGGTGCGACTGTACAACGCACTGGGCGGCGGATGGGAAACCACCTACCCCGAACCGGCCCGCCGCCAGACACAGTCCGCCGCACAGGCCACACCGACCCCGGCGATGCCTGCGGCAGGTGAATCCGCCCCTTCCACGTCACGCAAACCCGCCTGAAACTGCGTTAAAGGCTTGGCGCGGGCGCGCCTTGCTAGTATAAGCCGCCCCGTTCCCGACTGGCTGGTCAATAGCGGCCCTACGGAACCACGGCGCAGGGATATGTCATAATGATTACATTGCCCCCCGATTATCGCCCTTCGGAGGATGAGGAATTCATGAATCCGCAGCAGGTGGAATATTTCCGCCTCAAGCTGCTGAAATGGCGAACGGATCTGCTCAAGGAAGCGGATGAAACACTTGCCAGCCTGTCCGAAGGCGGCATCCACGAAGCGGATATTACCGACCGGGCCAGTGTCGAGACCGACCGCGCGCTGGAACTGCGCACGCGCGACCGGGCCCGCAAGCTGATTTCAAAGATCAATCAGGCGCTCCAGCGTATCGAATCCGGAACATACGGTTACTGCGAGGAAACGGGCGAGCCCATCGGCCTCAAACGGCTGGAGGCCCGCCCCATCGCGACCCTGTCGATCGAGGCGCAGGAACGCCACGAACGCATGGAACGCATCCACCGCGACGACTAGGGGCCGCTTCCACCCGTCCGGCCACCCCGATTTGTCAGAACGCGGCAAATAAGGGGTTGCCAGCCGGGACAGGAAAAGTTAGGAAGCGCCCATACAGTGCTGCTGTAGCTCAGTGGTAGAGCACTCCCTTGGTAAGGGAGAGGTCGACAGTTCAATCCTGTCCAGCAGCACCATGATTTCCCCTGATATTTATGGTTTGCAGGCTGTCGCGCTTCATAGGCGGGACCGTAATGCGTGGCCCCGTTCCGCCCGTTGTCTTACGGGCATGGAAATCCCCGGCCCGCTCACGGCGCAGGCGGAACCCCGCTATGCTCCAAAAGCAGTTTCGCCCCTGCTCTCCCACGCGCTACGTGGTTGCGCTTGCGGGGGAATGCATACAACGCACCACCCGTTAAAACCGGACAGGCCACGCCCGCACGGCGCGACTGTCCGTATTTTCTGGAGTTACGGATGCGTATTCTTGTTACTGGCACGGCGGGATTCATCGGCTACCACATCGCCTGCCGCCTGCTGCGCGACGGGCATGCCGTAACGGGTATTGATGGCATGACGGCCTATTACGATGTGGCGCTGAAGCATGAACGCCATGCCATGCTACGGGAATTCGCCGCGTTTACCTGCCATGAATTCCTGCTGGAGGACGCGCAGGCCCTCAAGAACGTCTTTGCGCAATGCGAACCGGAACTGGTGATCCATCTGGCCGCGCAGGCGGGCGTGCGGTACAGCATGGAAAATCCGGGCGCCTATATCAACGCCAATGTTATCGGTACCTATAATGTACTGGAACAGGCCCGCGCGTACCATCCCTCCCACCTCATGATTGCCTCGACCTCCTCGGTCTATGGGGCGAACCGGGATGTGCCCTTT carries:
- a CDS encoding efflux transporter outer membrane subunit, yielding MTAGCAVGPNFHKPTPWTPKQYGGPDRIQAATGASGSPAQVASQTTPDDPDTAWWNVFHDAELTKLEQRVATDNLDVRRYAYRMAQSRAELRIAGAERYPAMSATGSYARQQYSTKMLQRIVTDVESDPQLSNNPVFSQYAPPPGQAKIPLFNQWRDSIDATWEIDLWGRVRRQYEAAAAETQATNEARRAILISRQSEVARDYMELRNTQQQVRIVMENRDVAKSLLDLNQQRYAKGLSSDLEVEQARAQYTDTLARLPQLEQQLVAQVNALSLLMGEPPRALSDELLDASAIPPVPLRVPVGVPSELARRRPDIRRAEASLHAATAQVGEAVAEFYPRVTINAGFGFESLSFRDMGFWNAKAWNVGPSITLPLFQGGRLRGQLELRKAAQKEAAISYQQTVLGAWHDVDNALTAYTDEQLRHDELTQRAEASHHALQLAQDQYRQGMITYLTVLDTQRQYLAAQSDLTTSTATISGNLVRLYNALGGGWETTYPEPARRQTQSAAQATPTPAMPAAGESAPSTSRKPA
- the dksA gene encoding RNA polymerase-binding protein DksA codes for the protein MITLPPDYRPSEDEEFMNPQQVEYFRLKLLKWRTDLLKEADETLASLSEGGIHEADITDRASVETDRALELRTRDRARKLISKINQALQRIESGTYGYCEETGEPIGLKRLEARPIATLSIEAQERHERMERIHRDD